Proteins found in one Panicum hallii strain FIL2 chromosome 4, PHallii_v3.1, whole genome shotgun sequence genomic segment:
- the LOC112890310 gene encoding MADS-box protein AGL71-like, which translates to MAEEAERRRGEAGGEQRKRKKTLGRQKIEIKRIERGAARHVCFSKRRSGLFKKAAELAVLCGAHVAVVVFSGAEKPYSLGHPSVDAVVDRYLDPASAPAPGGQVVDQAVLEEFEREKERLDKAIAAEARRREALDAAARAAGVPDSDDVGRAGMPDLLATLAALGRVQAEATQRMHEAIVEEAMMQHCAAAVSGDASGAFYCAAGAGAFAADGGASSRQGVMDAQMLMGGDANHASMPFAPMTMPPYLPPPPFNYVSHHNQLAGYGYDIGDGCHDAAAAAAYGKEGYHGTTTACNFFW; encoded by the coding sequence atggcggaggaggcggagaGGCGCCGCGGCGAGGCCGGCGGGGAACAacggaagaggaagaagacgcTGGGGCGGCAGAAGATCGAGATCAAGCGCAtcgagcgcggcgcggcgcggcacgtgtgCTTCTCCAAGCGCCGCAGCGGCCTCTTCAAGAAGGCCGCCGAGCTCGCCGTGCTCTGCGGTGCGCACGTCGCCGTCGTCGTGTTCTCCGGCGCCGAGAAGCCCTACTCGCTCGGCCACCCCTCCGTGGATGCCGTTGTCGACCGCTACCTCgacccggcctccgcccccgcgccaGGCGGCCAGGTGGTGGACCAGGCGGtcctggaggagttcgagagagagaaagagcgCCTGGACAAGGCCATCGCGGCAGAGGCGCGCAGGCGGGAGGCGCTGGACGCGgcagcgcgcgcggccggcgtGCCGGACAGCGACGACGTGGGCCGCGCGGGGATGCCGGACCTCCTCGCCACTCTCGCCGCGCTCGGGCGGGTCCAGGCCGAGGCGACGCAGCGCATGCATGAGGCCATCGTCGAGGAGGCAATGATGCAGCACTGCGCGGCGGCGGTGTCCGGTGACGCCAGCGGCGCCTTCTACTGCGCCGCCGGCGCAGGCGCGTTCGCGGCTGATGGCGGTGCCAGCAGCCGTCAGGGGGTCATGGACGCGCAGATGCTGATGGGCGGCGACGCCAACCATGCATCGATGCCTTTTGCTCCGATGACGATGCCTCCTTatcttccgccgccgcctttcaACTACGTCTCTCACCACAACCAACTCGCCGGCTATGGCTACGACATTGGAGACGGCTGCcatgacgccgccgccgccgccgcgtatGGAAAGGAAGGGTATCACGGGACAACGACGGCTTGCAACTTCTTTTGGTAG
- the LOC112889847 gene encoding cytochrome P450 711A1-like encodes MEMAGAAGTGSWLPCATTVASCAVGVFFLLYFYAPHWCVRGVPGPPALPVLGHLPLLARHGPDVLCLLAKKYGPIFRFHLGRQPLVIVADPKLCREVGVRQFKSIPNRSLPAPIAGSPLHQKGLFFTRDERWSEMRNTIISLYQPSHLAGLISTMQRCIERAADAISAAAQDHGDVDFSDLSLKLATDVIGQAAFGVDFGLTASGRPGEAAEFVREHVHSTTSLKMDLSAPLSVALGLVAPALQGPARRLLRRVPGTADWRVARTNERLRARVDEIVAARARDRERGRDGEGTRRDFLSAVLDARDRSTALRELLTPDHVSALTYEHLLAGSATTAFTLSSAMYLVAGHPEVEAKLLAEVDAFGPSGSVPTAKDLQHRFPYLDQVVKEAMRYYTVSPLIARVTSQQVELGGYTLPKGTWLWMAPGVLSRDAASFPDPGAFRPERFDLASDEQRRRHPCAHIPFGVGPRACVGQRFALQEVKLSMVHLYQRFVFRRSPRMELPPELQFGIVRSFRHGVKLVAIQRRAGTA; translated from the exons ATGGAGATGGCAGGCGCCGCAGGAACGGGATCATGGCTGCCGTGCGCCACCACGGTGGCGTCCTGCGCCGTCGGCGTCTTCTTCCTGCTCTACTTCTACGCGCCACACTGGTGTGTCAGGGGCGTGCCGGGGCCGCCGGCCTTGCCCGTCCTTGGGCACCTGCCGCTGCTCGCCCGCCACGGCCCTGACGTCTTGTGCCTCCTCGCCAAGAAATACGGCCCGATCTTCAG GTTCCATTTGGGGAGGCAGCCCCTGGTGATCGTCGCTGACCCAAAGCTCTGCAGAGAGGTCGGCGTCAGGCAGTTCAAGAGCATTCCCAACAGGAGCTTGCCGGCGCCGATCGCCGGCTCCCCTCTCCACCAGAAGGGGCTCTTCTTCACTAG AGATGAACGGTGGTCGGAGATGAGGAACACGATCATCTCGCTGTACCAGCCGTCGCACCTCGCCGGCCTCATCTCCACCATGCAGCGCTGCATCGAGCGCGCCGCGGACGCCATATCGGCGGCGGCTCAGGACCACGGCGACGTCGACTTCTCCGACCTCTCCCTCAAGCTGGCCACCGACGTCATCGGGCAGGCGGCGTTCGGCGTCGACTTCGGCCTCACGGCGAGCGGTCGCCCCGGCGAGGCCGCGGAGTTCGTCAGGGAGCACGTACACTCCACCACCTCCCTCAAGATGGACCTGTCCGCGCCGCTCTCCGTCGCGCTCGGCCtcgtcgcgccggcgctgcagGGGCCGGCGCGGCGCCTGCTGCGCCGCGTCCCGGGGACGGCCGACTGGAGGGTCGCGCGGACCAACGAGCGGCTGCGCGCGCGCGTCGACGAGATcgtggcggcgcgggcgcgcgacCGTGAACGTGGCCGCGACGGCGAGGGAACGAGGAGGGACTTTCTGTCCGCGGTGCTCGACGCCCGGGACCGCAGCACGGCGCTGCGGGAGCTGCTGACGCCGGACCACGTGAGCGCGCTCACCTACGAGCACCTCCTCGCCGGGTCGGCCACCACGGCGTTCACGCTCTCCTCCGCCATGtacctcgtcgccggccacccGGAGGTCGAGGCCAAGCTGCTCGCGGAGGTCGATGCGTTCGGGCCGAGTGGCTCCGTTCCGACCGCCAAGGACCTGCAGCACAGGTTCCCCTACCTTGATCAG GTCGTGAAGGAGGCGATGAGGTACTACACGGTGTCACCACTAATCGCAAGGGTGACGTCTCAACAGGTAGAGCTTGGAGGCTACACGCTCCCAAAG GGCACGTGGCTGTGGATGGCGCCGGGCGTCCTGTCACGCGACGCCGCCAGCTTCCCGGACCCCGGCGCGTTCCGGCCGGAGCGGTTCGACCTGGCGAGCGATGAGCAGCGGAGGCGGCACCCGTGCGCGCACATCCCCTTCGGCGTCGGCCCGCGGGCGTGCGTCGGGCAGCGGTTCGCGCTGCAGGAGGTGAAGCTGTCCATGGTGCACCTGTACCAGCGCTTCGTCTTCCGGCGGTCGCCGCGGATGGAGTTGCCGCCCGAGCTCCAGTTCGGGATTGTCCGCAGCTTTAGGCACGGCGTCAAGCTCGTCGCCATCCAACGGCGCGCCGGCACCGCCTAG
- the LOC112891208 gene encoding putative pentatricopeptide repeat-containing protein At2g02150, with protein MMLSLPPRRRHLLLRLWPRRKPTLLRLALGAYAAALSTAPTATSAGARAAATPISDRLRTLRSLHAVDPDNLLSHPLPSSAHVCLAAHLAARARLFAHSRRLLARLLGTGHRPHLAASLVDLLHRAALALGPRHSALPSVADTLLSLLADRGLLDDAVRAVARVRELRVPPNTRTCNHILLRLAHDRRGGLVKRLFDQLPAPNVFTFNIVIDFLCKEGELAEARALLLRMKAMGCSPDVVTYNSLIDGYGKRGELEEVELLVGEMRKSGCAADAVTYNALVNCFCKFGRMEKAYSYFGEMKKQGVMANVVTFSTFVDAFCKEGLVREAMKLFAQMRVRGMMPNEFTYTSLVDGTCKAGRLDDAIVLLDEMVQQGVALNVVTYTVLVDGLCKAGKVAEADGVLRLMDRAGVKANELLYTTLIHGHFMNKNSERALDLLSEMKNKGMELDVSLYGTLIWGLCNVQKVDEAKKLLHKMDGCGLKPNNVIYTTIMDACFKAGKESEAIALLHKMLNSGFQPNVVTYCALIDGLCKAGSIAEAVSHFNKMRDLGLEPNVQAYTALIDGFCKNGSLDKAMQLLNEMVDKCMSLDKVVYTSLIDGYLKQGNLQDAFALKAKMIESGLQLDLYTYTCFIWGFCNMNMMEEAREVLSEMIGNGITPDKMVYNCLISKYQKLGNMEEASSLQTEMESVLISCKEDDTVSGGET; from the coding sequence ATGATGCTATccctccccccgcgccgccgccacctcctcctccgcctctggCCTCGCCGGAAACCTACCCTCCTCCGCCTAGCCCTCGGAGCCtacgccgccgccctctccaccgCCCCTACCGCCACCtccgccggcgcccgcgccgccgccactcccATTTCCGACCGCCTGCGCACCCTCCGCTCCCTACACGCTGTCGACCCCGACAACCTCCTCTCccaccccctcccctcctccgcCCACGTCTGCCTCGCcgcccacctcgccgcccgcgcccgcctctTCGCGCActcccgccgcctcctcgcccgCCTGCTCGGCACCGGCCACCGGCCCCACCTCGCCGCTTCGCTCGTCGACCTTCTTCACCGCGCAGCACTCGCGCTGGGGCCCCGCCACAGTGCTCTCCCCTCCGTCGCCGACACCCTCCTCTCCCTGCTCGCCGACCGCGGCCTCCTCGACGACGCCGTCCGCGCCGTTGCCCGCGTGCGGGAGCTGCGCGTGCCACCCAACACCCGCACCTGCAACCACATTCTCCTCCGCCTTGCCCACGACCGCCGCGGCGGGCTTGTCAAGCGGCTCTTCGACCAGCTGCCCGCGCCCAACGTGTTCACGTTCAACATCGTGATCGATTTCCTGTGCAAGGAGGGGGAGCTTGCAGAGGCAAGGGCACTCTTGCTTAGGATGAAGGCTATGGGCTGCTCGCCAGACGTCGTCACTTACAATTCTTTGATTGACGGGTATGGCAAGCGCGGGGAGCTGGAGGAGGTGGAGTTGCTGGTGGGGGAGATGAGGAAATCTGGATGTGCAGCTGATGCTGTCACGTACAATGCATTGGTCAATTGCTTTTGCAAATTTGGGAGGATGGAGAAGGCATACAGCTACTTTGGGGAGATGAAGAAGCAGGGAGTGATGGCAAATGTGGTCACATTTAGCACTTTTGTTGATGCATTTTGCAAAGAGGGTTTGGTCCGGGAAGCAATGAAGCTGTTTGCACAGATGAGGGTTAGGGGAATGATGCCGAATGAGTTCACTTATACTTCATTAGTTGATGGCACTTGCAAGGCAGGGAGACTTGATGATGCTATTGTATTGCTTGATGAAATGGTACAGCAGGGGGTAGCACTGAATGTGGTCACGTACACTGTTTTGGTTGATGGCCTTTGCAAAGCGGGTAAGGTTGCTGAAGCGGATGGTGTTTTGAGGCTGATGGACAGAGCTGGAGTAAAAGCCAACGAATTGCTGTACACTACACTGATCCATGGCCACTTCATGAATAAGAACAGTGAAAGAGCTTTGGATTTATTAAGTGAGATGAAGAATAAAGGAATGGAACTTGATGTTTCACTCTATGGCACCCTCATTTGGGGTCTCTGTAATGTTCAAAAGGTGGATGAAGCTAAGAAGCTGTTACATAAAATGGATGGCtgtggtttgaaaccaaataatGTCATCTATACGACAATAATGGATGCTTGCTTTAAAGCAGGAAAAGAGTCAGAGGCCATTGCCCTGCTCCACAAGATGCTGAATTCTGGGTTCCAGCCTAATGTTGTAACTTATTGTGCATTAATTGATGGATTGTGCAAAGCAGGATCAATCGCTGAGGCAGTCTCCCATTTTAACAAAATGAGAGACTTAGGTCTAGAACCAAATGTACAGGCTTACACTGCCCTAATTGATGGGTTTTGCAAGAACGGCTCCTTGGATAAGGCTATGCAGTTGTTGAATGAAATGGTTGACAAGTGTATGTCTCTTGACAAAGTTGTATACACTTCTCTTATTGATGGGTACCTGAAGCAGGGAAATCTCCAGGATGCCTTTGCACTCAAGGCCAAGATGATCGAAAGTGGTTTGCAACTCGATCTTTATACATATACATGCTTCATTTGGGGCTTCTGTAATATGAATATGATGGAAGAGGCTAGAGAAGTTCTTTCAGAAATGATTGGGAATGGTATTACTCCTGATAAAATGGTTTATAACTGTCTGATAAGCAAATACCAGAAACTGGGGAACATGGAGGAAGCATCAAGTCTTCAGACTGAAATGGAAAGTGTTTTAATCTCTTGTAAAGAAGATGATACTGTTTCTGGTGGTGAAACCTGA